A single Leptospira barantonii DNA region contains:
- a CDS encoding DUF1566 domain-containing protein: MLRIAFLYFLSFLIACKASFDPYNPEIPYSKAWLDTITLRCALHQNAGCLENIPPAISPFSPDKISDTGQTVCYDTSTNIACANAGYPRQDADFTSIPSNRSFIGPTAHPVYTNDYTTLDTVRGLIWKTCAEGLSGPTCGTGTASSIAFPSVDSTCAALNTQNSGAGYSGITTWRMPSIYELTRFANTENPTGTDTANFPGSPNVNFYSGTPYAPSPANTGWFIQVNAGFYDQLNSLSSTMAIRCVSGTALSTPSLTNNGDGTITDNRSGLVWQGGAGSGGLSNWQGALTYCDGLNLAGRTWRLPNVNELHSIVDHTVTNPSINSTYFPGTVSQYYWTSSTPKTNLTYASAVFFNSGLIGGNGKTNSLYVRCVAGP; encoded by the coding sequence ATGCTTCGGATCGCATTTTTATACTTTCTGTCGTTTTTGATTGCGTGTAAGGCGTCGTTCGACCCGTACAATCCGGAGATTCCATACTCGAAGGCTTGGTTGGACACGATCACCTTACGCTGTGCACTTCATCAAAATGCGGGTTGTCTGGAGAATATCCCTCCCGCGATTTCTCCGTTTTCCCCGGATAAAATTTCGGATACTGGACAAACCGTTTGTTACGATACTTCCACCAACATTGCGTGCGCGAATGCCGGTTATCCTCGTCAAGACGCCGATTTCACGAGTATTCCTTCCAACCGCAGTTTTATCGGACCCACCGCACATCCGGTTTATACGAACGATTACACCACGTTAGACACCGTTCGAGGTTTGATTTGGAAAACCTGCGCGGAAGGTTTGAGCGGTCCCACCTGCGGGACCGGAACCGCATCGAGTATCGCGTTTCCTTCCGTCGATTCCACTTGTGCCGCATTGAATACTCAGAACTCGGGAGCGGGTTATTCGGGAATCACGACCTGGAGAATGCCTTCTATCTACGAGCTGACTCGATTCGCAAATACCGAAAATCCGACCGGAACGGATACGGCAAACTTTCCGGGAAGCCCGAACGTTAACTTTTATTCCGGAACTCCGTATGCGCCGAGCCCGGCGAATACGGGTTGGTTCATTCAAGTCAACGCGGGTTTTTACGATCAGTTGAATTCTTTATCGTCGACGATGGCCATTCGTTGTGTTTCCGGTACCGCTCTTTCGACTCCTTCTCTTACGAACAACGGGGACGGTACGATCACGGACAATCGAAGCGGTCTTGTTTGGCAGGGCGGCGCGGGTTCCGGCGGCTTGAGCAATTGGCAAGGCGCGCTTACCTATTGCGACGGTTTGAATCTCGCCGGGCGTACTTGGAGATTGCCGAACGTAAACGAACTGCATAGCATCGTGGATCATACGGTCACCAATCCTTCAATCAATTCCACGTACTTTCCGGGAACCGTTTCCCAGTATTATTGGACTTCTTCCACGCCGAAAACCAATCTTACCTACGCTTCGGCCGTATTCTTCAATTCGGGCTTGATCGGCGGAAACGGAAAGACCAACAGTTTGTATGTTCGTTGTGTCGCCGGACCTTGA
- a CDS encoding PAS domain S-box protein, protein MKAIDQNLLNSEFFRQIFETSRDGIAIADLDGNFLEANPAFREITGYSLEELKKDNFWSLAPSYWNSVEKRIFEEDLLSSGYAHEFEKDYKRKDGKILPICVKTYVIQDESKRPTAIWGIVRDISEQKRNEEVRTKLYDEIKEGWEALRRIFVLNPFPMAISEIDTGKLLEVNRRFAEQIEYDLDKIIGKTTLELGVWFSPQVRETVLTIMKRDGFVDSIEMPFKTTKGTEFWGLFSAQPIEYKGKAALLSITVPMTDRIKMEREKQKLLDEVREKEEILSQIFEMNPSAITLSKDDGAYLDVNQKFLEYIGKSKEEVLNKTPLDLGFYYNLADRTLIFQKLRDHGIVQNLEVKLKTFEGSIKTILFSSRMIDSFGEKKILSIGHDISELKESASDLEELAKELERSKSLFQKLFQLVPSALVLTDWENKTIVDVNERFLEMAMMTREQVIGKTTPEIHIWDKSANFRSEVYEALSKRNEVKNLETVYQASDGSVVPILYSARVIDVDGRKQVISLATDISEKKRSEEERRRLDEELRLSKDLFEKLFQLTPAAVSLSELETGIYRQINQSYCDLIGYTREQIIGKSSMELGIWRTPIDRAKLKKELEEKGWTASLEATIQASDGSLKHVLSGNRVFQLDGKPMLLALLIDVTDKKSMESERNEYFAKMQESKDLFEMIFEMNPDTITINDLSNGTYVQVNEHFSEMLEYSKEEVLGKIPVELGIWNEVRDRDRAIEILRKEGIIRDYEVQFKKKSGEIVDTLFSARRIKVGDSSLVIAITRDITQIKAATRDREEQARRIALHAQALMEMATDSQFVTGDLEAGSRKIAIMAAEVADCDRASIWISNKENPNVWTMISGWDRKTQSHPEKMELDLAHFPNYFEAIQSDRFIDATDVINDPRTSELSETYSIPLGIRSLLDAPFFLRGKIKGVVCLEHKGELRRWRGYEKQFVVTVAEQVTQLLLNAERKEAKEELEKAVKVRTSELATALENLQKTQDQLILSEKMAALGQLVAGIAHEINNPLGAIAALSGELRAYLNTSADRMEQMGSGFSSVGAEYVHTLSELIRKGIDSKEGVFSRESKRTTLHNIKTKLTDLGFENAHDIADRLLDNGIPYALEEFPSLFEDPKHYPLIKFALEEIQTYKNILSIRLAVDRTSKIVYALKNYAHIDTEESRGKVITDLAENIETVLTIYHNKIKNGVDIELDFPIRPMIAAYPDDLVQVWTNLIYNSLQAMKFKGKIRISVLDQKNEVRVSIQDNGPGIPSEVREKIFDPFFTTKGPGEGSGLGLDISRRIVKKHDGRIELESEPGRTIFHVILPK, encoded by the coding sequence ATGAAAGCCATAGATCAAAATTTATTAAACTCGGAGTTCTTTCGACAGATCTTCGAAACCAGTCGGGACGGAATCGCGATCGCTGATTTGGACGGAAATTTCTTGGAAGCGAATCCGGCGTTCCGAGAAATCACCGGTTATTCTCTGGAAGAATTAAAAAAAGACAACTTCTGGTCCTTGGCGCCTTCCTACTGGAACTCGGTCGAAAAAAGAATCTTCGAAGAGGATCTTCTTTCCTCCGGTTACGCCCATGAATTCGAAAAAGATTATAAACGTAAGGATGGAAAAATTCTTCCCATCTGTGTGAAGACTTATGTGATCCAAGACGAATCGAAAAGACCGACCGCGATCTGGGGAATCGTTCGGGACATCTCGGAACAAAAACGAAACGAAGAAGTTCGCACGAAGTTGTATGACGAGATCAAGGAAGGTTGGGAAGCACTGCGAAGAATTTTCGTTCTCAATCCGTTCCCGATGGCGATCTCCGAAATCGATACCGGAAAACTTCTCGAAGTGAATCGAAGATTCGCCGAACAGATCGAATACGATCTGGATAAGATCATCGGTAAAACGACTCTTGAACTCGGAGTTTGGTTTTCTCCGCAAGTTCGAGAAACCGTTCTTACGATCATGAAGCGGGACGGTTTTGTGGATAGCATCGAGATGCCGTTTAAAACCACGAAGGGCACGGAGTTCTGGGGGCTTTTTTCGGCGCAACCGATCGAATACAAAGGTAAGGCCGCGCTCTTGAGCATCACCGTTCCTATGACGGATCGGATCAAGATGGAAAGGGAGAAACAAAAACTTTTAGACGAGGTTCGCGAAAAGGAGGAGATTCTGAGCCAAATCTTTGAGATGAATCCTTCCGCGATTACTTTGTCGAAAGACGACGGCGCGTATTTGGACGTGAATCAAAAGTTTTTGGAATACATCGGCAAATCGAAAGAAGAGGTCTTGAACAAAACTCCTCTGGACCTCGGATTTTATTATAACCTTGCGGATAGAACTTTGATCTTTCAGAAATTAAGGGACCACGGAATCGTACAAAACCTCGAAGTGAAATTGAAAACGTTCGAAGGTTCGATTAAGACGATCTTATTTTCCTCAAGAATGATCGATTCGTTCGGCGAGAAAAAAATTCTTTCCATCGGTCACGATATTTCCGAGCTCAAGGAATCGGCTTCGGACCTCGAGGAACTTGCGAAGGAACTCGAAAGAAGCAAAAGTCTTTTTCAAAAATTATTCCAACTTGTACCTTCCGCGTTGGTGCTCACCGATTGGGAAAACAAAACCATCGTCGACGTGAACGAAAGATTTCTCGAAATGGCGATGATGACCCGAGAACAAGTCATCGGTAAAACCACGCCCGAAATTCATATCTGGGATAAGTCCGCGAATTTTAGAAGCGAAGTCTACGAAGCCCTTTCCAAAAGAAATGAAGTGAAGAATTTAGAGACCGTCTATCAGGCTTCGGACGGAAGTGTGGTTCCGATTCTTTATTCCGCAAGAGTCATCGACGTAGACGGAAGAAAACAAGTCATCTCGCTCGCCACCGATATCAGCGAGAAAAAACGATCCGAAGAGGAGAGAAGAAGACTCGACGAAGAACTTCGATTGAGCAAGGATCTTTTCGAAAAACTTTTTCAACTCACACCCGCGGCCGTTTCCTTATCGGAACTCGAAACGGGAATTTATCGACAGATCAATCAATCTTATTGCGATCTGATTGGATACACACGCGAACAAATCATAGGAAAGTCTTCGATGGAACTCGGAATCTGGAGAACTCCGATCGACCGAGCCAAACTCAAAAAGGAATTGGAAGAGAAGGGTTGGACCGCAAGTCTCGAAGCCACGATCCAAGCCTCGGACGGAAGTTTGAAACACGTTCTCTCGGGGAATCGGGTTTTTCAATTGGACGGAAAGCCTATGTTGCTCGCCTTGCTCATCGACGTTACGGACAAAAAGAGCATGGAATCCGAACGCAACGAATACTTCGCGAAGATGCAGGAAAGTAAGGATTTGTTCGAGATGATCTTCGAGATGAACCCGGACACGATCACAATCAACGATCTATCCAACGGAACCTATGTTCAAGTGAACGAACATTTTTCAGAGATGCTCGAATATTCCAAAGAAGAAGTGCTCGGTAAAATTCCAGTCGAACTCGGAATTTGGAACGAAGTTCGAGACCGGGATCGGGCGATAGAAATTTTACGTAAGGAAGGAATCATACGAGACTACGAGGTTCAGTTTAAAAAGAAAAGCGGAGAAATCGTGGACACACTTTTCTCCGCGAGAAGGATTAAGGTCGGAGATTCTTCCCTGGTGATCGCAATTACGAGGGACATCACTCAGATCAAGGCCGCGACCCGCGATCGGGAAGAACAAGCGAGAAGAATCGCCTTACACGCGCAGGCGCTTATGGAGATGGCCACCGATTCTCAATTCGTAACGGGGGATCTCGAAGCGGGTTCCAGAAAAATAGCGATCATGGCCGCGGAGGTCGCGGATTGCGACCGTGCTTCTATATGGATTTCTAATAAAGAAAATCCGAATGTATGGACTATGATTTCCGGATGGGATCGGAAAACACAATCGCATCCCGAAAAAATGGAACTCGATCTTGCGCACTTTCCGAATTATTTCGAAGCGATCCAAAGCGATCGATTTATCGATGCAACCGATGTGATCAACGATCCGCGTACTTCCGAATTGTCCGAAACCTACAGCATTCCGTTGGGAATCCGTTCCTTGCTCGACGCGCCTTTCTTTTTAAGAGGAAAGATCAAGGGAGTTGTTTGTCTGGAACACAAGGGAGAACTCAGACGTTGGAGGGGATACGAAAAACAATTCGTGGTCACCGTAGCGGAACAAGTAACTCAACTTTTATTAAACGCGGAACGAAAGGAAGCCAAGGAAGAATTGGAAAAGGCCGTAAAGGTCAGAACTTCCGAACTTGCCACCGCGCTCGAGAATTTACAGAAAACTCAGGATCAGTTGATTCTTTCCGAAAAGATGGCCGCGCTCGGACAACTTGTCGCGGGGATCGCACACGAGATCAACAATCCGTTAGGCGCAATCGCGGCCCTGAGCGGAGAACTCAGAGCTTATTTGAATACGTCCGCGGATAGAATGGAACAAATGGGTTCGGGGTTTTCTTCCGTGGGAGCGGAATACGTCCATACGCTTTCCGAGTTGATTCGTAAGGGAATCGACAGCAAGGAAGGAGTTTTTTCTAGGGAAAGCAAAAGGACCACACTTCATAACATCAAAACGAAGTTGACCGATCTCGGTTTTGAAAATGCTCACGATATTGCGGACCGACTTCTGGACAACGGAATTCCTTACGCACTCGAAGAGTTTCCTTCTCTTTTTGAGGATCCGAAACATTATCCTTTGATAAAGTTCGCTTTGGAAGAGATTCAAACGTATAAGAATATTCTTTCCATACGACTGGCCGTGGATAGAACTTCCAAGATCGTATATGCGTTGAAGAACTATGCTCATATCGACACGGAAGAAAGTAGAGGAAAGGTGATCACCGATCTCGCGGAGAACATCGAAACCGTATTGACGATCTATCACAATAAAATCAAAAACGGGGTCGACATTGAATTGGATTTTCCGATTCGACCTATGATCGCGGCGTATCCGGACGATCTTGTGCAGGTTTGGACGAACCTTATATACAATTCTTTGCAAGCTATGAAGTTTAAGGGAAAGATCAGAATTTCCGTTCTTGACCAAAAGAACGAGGTTCGAGTTTCGATTCAAGACAACGGAC